In a single window of the Deinococcus malanensis genome:
- a CDS encoding ATP-binding protein, whose product MLHHPAEEAALLSDVFPHPACTADAQGRSLWGNQAWQALATWDHAGRNPDLMDLLTPEQQRGVSSRLAQRVPFELELQFQSLRKGPGWFRVTGRLQPSAVDGASVWLFTAVNIDDLVQERQHRAQLQSMMDASTSCIKVLDLDSRLLSMNAGGMATMEIDNFDACRNVLWLDFWDGPTRGRVEAALERARRGERTVIEAARATFKGTPKWWEITMSPLYDKQGEVNQLSVVSRDITAAKAAQEAISALDAFVAFSKISSTTTDVLVLARHAVDVLEATLGDVTVAYSTLEDSFWKCQVWSDDLAPELVAVLTAGIPVTAPGYAQALATHEPVFVAGWDAEVQGAARTEDYGAAAFYPCVVDDRPMGLLTMGTRRDGELSERERAVFRSVGRSLTLALERAEIAQRMLDQRNELEARSRALEGFAELTHDLTLQTEPNALLSRSMELVLSLLPGGYAVFYQHHGGRWNAAALVGNVGSGQLQAAVEAGFPVGRTPTLDIPCETKTPWFQERYDPDQDVVAELAQHPHTVATLPVMVNGKVHGIFNVALFEPRSWSAADKAVLTTTVHSLGLALESAQGVVHLAEERRKLEAANEELEAFAYSVSHDLRTPVRHIISFNTLLRKQLAEYTDPKAARYLTVIDDAAHRMNTLIDAMLDLSRTSRLPLRLTPVDLGTLVERVRRELQPDLVERKVQWQVRNLPQVMGDEDTLHQVMENLLSNALKYSRTRDEAVIEIWAQERERDWAVFVNDNGAGFDPRYSNKLFSVFQRLHRHDEFEGVGVGLANVRRIIHRHGGQVMATGSPGQGATFGFTLPKR is encoded by the coding sequence ATGCTCCATCATCCCGCTGAAGAAGCGGCCCTTCTTTCTGATGTCTTTCCCCATCCGGCCTGCACGGCTGACGCGCAGGGCCGGAGCCTGTGGGGCAATCAGGCCTGGCAGGCGCTTGCGACCTGGGACCACGCGGGGAGAAATCCGGATCTGATGGACCTGTTGACGCCTGAGCAGCAGCGGGGGGTGTCCTCCAGACTGGCCCAGCGTGTCCCATTCGAGCTGGAGCTTCAGTTCCAGAGTTTAAGGAAGGGACCGGGGTGGTTTCGTGTGACCGGGCGGCTGCAACCCTCGGCGGTGGACGGAGCGTCTGTCTGGCTGTTCACAGCCGTGAACATCGACGACCTCGTACAGGAGCGTCAGCACCGGGCTCAGCTTCAAAGCATGATGGACGCGAGCACCAGCTGTATCAAGGTGCTTGACCTGGACAGCCGGCTGCTTTCTATGAACGCAGGCGGCATGGCCACCATGGAGATCGACAATTTCGACGCGTGCCGGAACGTGCTGTGGCTCGACTTCTGGGACGGTCCCACCCGGGGCAGAGTGGAAGCGGCGCTTGAGCGGGCCCGGCGGGGCGAACGAACCGTGATTGAAGCGGCCCGGGCAACGTTCAAGGGCACACCGAAGTGGTGGGAAATCACCATGTCTCCGCTGTACGACAAGCAGGGCGAGGTCAATCAGCTCAGCGTCGTGTCACGGGACATCACGGCGGCAAAAGCCGCGCAGGAGGCCATTTCAGCCCTGGACGCCTTTGTCGCGTTCAGCAAGATCTCCAGTACGACCACCGACGTCCTGGTGCTCGCACGCCACGCCGTCGACGTCCTGGAGGCCACACTGGGCGACGTGACGGTCGCTTATTCCACACTGGAGGACAGTTTCTGGAAGTGCCAGGTCTGGTCCGATGACCTGGCCCCCGAACTGGTGGCCGTTCTGACTGCAGGCATTCCGGTCACGGCGCCCGGCTATGCGCAAGCCCTGGCAACCCATGAACCGGTCTTCGTGGCGGGGTGGGACGCCGAGGTCCAGGGTGCCGCGCGGACGGAGGACTACGGCGCCGCGGCCTTCTATCCGTGCGTTGTGGATGACAGGCCCATGGGGCTCCTGACGATGGGCACCCGGCGGGACGGAGAGCTCAGCGAACGGGAACGGGCCGTGTTCCGTTCGGTAGGCAGAAGCCTGACCCTGGCGCTGGAACGTGCGGAGATAGCACAGCGGATGCTCGATCAGCGCAATGAGCTGGAGGCACGCAGCCGGGCACTCGAAGGCTTTGCCGAGTTGACCCATGACCTCACCCTGCAAACCGAGCCAAACGCCCTGCTGAGCCGGTCAATGGAGCTGGTTCTCTCCTTGTTGCCGGGTGGATACGCGGTCTTTTACCAGCACCACGGTGGCCGGTGGAACGCCGCGGCCCTGGTTGGAAATGTCGGGTCCGGCCAGCTTCAGGCCGCCGTCGAGGCCGGTTTTCCGGTGGGCCGGACTCCCACGCTGGATATCCCCTGTGAGACGAAAACCCCCTGGTTCCAGGAGCGCTATGACCCCGATCAGGACGTTGTCGCCGAATTGGCACAGCACCCCCATACCGTTGCCACACTCCCGGTGATGGTCAACGGGAAGGTCCACGGTATTTTCAACGTGGCCCTTTTCGAACCCCGGTCCTGGAGTGCGGCGGACAAGGCCGTCCTGACGACCACCGTTCATAGTCTGGGCCTGGCGCTGGAAAGCGCTCAGGGAGTCGTCCACCTCGCCGAGGAACGCCGCAAGCTCGAAGCCGCGAACGAGGAACTTGAAGCCTTCGCCTACAGCGTCAGCCACGACCTCCGAACCCCGGTGCGGCACATCATCAGCTTCAACACCCTGCTGCGCAAGCAGCTGGCCGAATACACAGATCCGAAAGCAGCGCGTTACCTCACGGTCATCGATGACGCTGCACACCGCATGAATACCCTGATCGACGCAATGCTGGACCTGTCGCGCACCTCACGGCTGCCTCTGCGGCTCACACCCGTGGACCTTGGCACTCTGGTGGAACGTGTGAGACGGGAGTTGCAGCCGGATCTGGTCGAGCGAAAAGTGCAATGGCAGGTCCGGAACCTGCCGCAGGTGATGGGCGACGAAGATACCCTTCATCAGGTGATGGAAAACCTGCTGTCGAACGCCCTGAAATACAGCCGGACCAGGGATGAGGCCGTCATTGAGATCTGGGCACAGGAGCGGGAGCGCGACTGGGCTGTCTTCGTCAACGATAACGGAGCCGGATTCGACCCGCGCTACAGCAACAAACTGTTCTCGGTGTTCCAGCGGCTGCACCGGCACGACGAATTTGAGGGAGTCGGTGTCGGACTGGCGAACGTGCGCCGCATCATTCACCGGCACGGAGGCCAAGTGATGGCCACCGGCTCGCCCGGACAGGGTGCCACCTTCGGATTCACACTTCCGAAACGCTAG
- a CDS encoding response regulator, whose amino-acid sequence MFNVLMVEDNQADVMLMELALEDFLPDLSLQVVPDGVDALAYLKRQPPYEHASRPQLMLLDGNTPRKSAVEVLAEVRQDPAFRDLPVLVFSGSTAEADAKKSIQAGATAYITKPTGLDEYTRVVQDTLGFWHARLAEAEE is encoded by the coding sequence GTGTTTAACGTACTGATGGTCGAAGACAACCAGGCGGACGTCATGCTTATGGAACTGGCCCTGGAGGACTTTCTGCCGGACCTTTCGCTGCAGGTCGTTCCGGACGGGGTCGACGCCCTGGCATATCTGAAGCGTCAGCCGCCATATGAGCATGCCTCCCGGCCACAACTGATGCTGCTTGACGGCAACACACCCCGCAAGAGTGCTGTCGAAGTGCTGGCCGAAGTTCGGCAGGACCCTGCCTTTCGGGACCTGCCGGTTCTGGTGTTCAGCGGGTCCACCGCCGAGGCAGATGCGAAGAAAAGCATTCAGGCTGGTGCCACCGCCTACATCACCAAACCCACCGGGCTCGACGAGTACACCAGGGTGGTGCAGGACACGCTGGGTTTCTGGCATGCGCGCCTTGCCGAAGCAGAAGAGTAG